From Aspergillus fumigatus Af293 chromosome 5, whole genome shotgun sequence, a single genomic window includes:
- a CDS encoding nuclear transport factor 2 family protein — MQPSLSLSLSLSLSLSLSLSLASMVCFSYLLQALMAITLPAGILSWGLLPFQSSRHQLQPVPQSQTPLDAPGCDGSGIVEPGGRCNGDGLVDSPPDHRDREGFKFENPSTDCKYVSQMHIWDSFKDLEKDMNKLFTLIHKNVSFTVVGHHPIAGHYNDLLHFYVNALRRVSVLFLDHADKFEIHPQAIHGGCNERWSVQEVNFRGVMNSGDDFDIVNVWVTRWDRGQMVEIRTYIDSARIMEALHKNEIWWNGTTFRDNIHYMPGPAGMPDLKKLEDLMGYPDGRKYED; from the exons cgcaTCAATGGTTTGCTTCAGCTACCTCCTTCAGGCCCTAATGGCCATAACCCTTCCAGCAGGGATTCTTAGCTGGGGGCTTCTACCATTTCAATCGTCCCGACATCAGCTACAACCAGTCCCACAATCCCAAACGCCCCTAGACGCTCCCGGGTGCGATGGTTCTGGCATTGTCGAACCCGGTGGCCGATGTAATGGCGACGGTCTTGTCGACAGTCCCCCCGACCACCGCGACAGAGAAGGATTCAAGTTCGAGAACCCGTCGACAGACTGCAAATACGTCTCGCAGATGCACATTTGGGACTCGTTCAAAGATCTGGAAAAGGATATGAACAAACTCTTCACTCTCATCCACAAGAACGTGAGTTTCACCGTGGTCGGACACCATCCCATCGCCGGTCACTACAACGACCTGCTGCATTTCTATGTCAATGCCCTGCGACGAGTCAGCGTGCTGTTCCTCGACCATGCAGATAAATTCGAGATCCACCCCCAAGCGATCCATGGAGGCTGTAATGAGCGATGGTCGGTTCAGGAGGTCAATTTCCGGGGGGTAATGAATTCAG GAGATGACTTTGACATTGTCAACGTCTGGGTAACTCGATGGGATCGGGGGCAGATGGTGGAAATCCGCACATATATCGATTCTGCCAGGATCATGGAAGCGCTCCACAAGAACGAGATCTGGTGGAATGGAACCACCTTCCGAGACAATATCCACTACATGCCTGGTCCTGCAGGCATGCCCGACCTGAAGAAATTAGAGGATCTCATGGGCTATCCAGATGGACGGAAGTATGAGGATTGA
- a CDS encoding putative C6 transcription factor → MTEPGPRKRSRIACTSCQSRKRKCSGDQPCSTCVQLGAASECHYDIQSRKKKDVKAFRPSVGLSMRRPSVIDESPRPKSQEQSTPGDSTSIDVSSLEANSGAAFVRRLGLKLDPANAPRLHLFAWNVGARHPPPSAMPTAASATAVPIVDIISQDEMRSLMTFYFEKVDPCYPFLDRDVVLRQVSRRWLPSSSESALPYGPYDAVLCGIAALGFLFSRRRAVPAEYRVAETARRILEHGLLVDTPASVDIVTGWVLRVAYLRMTASPHVAWMASCTLMHLIEASGLHLEPLPETSLGQTTTPCAPEIRRRLFGMARHLNVWISFELGRSRVVLHGATSLPPAPRSPNSPSEIFNLLPVSESLDPKQTQDARGLESTLAAVLDVIHVQPPLILAQCNLMLCLYRRLRALNSSISGELLDRALALAGTGLRAAREMVASVCPWHQIANVPFQIVCTLLAIDSRASLALLGEAMRTLREVAAAYDTEVMREAYSTAYLLILLHQRRKEEDTRALRDVLRVNANAAAAAAPPVSVDAAARGATSSVQRQAPPPPQSQSQSQSQSQSHSVADRSEMSWLGDLMIDMPSLQNFDLDQFLMTDVPWPLPEMGI, encoded by the coding sequence ATGACTGAGCCAGGGCCGCGAAAGCGCTCCAGAATCGCCTGCACATCATGCCAGTCGCGCAAACGGAAGTGCTCCGGTGACCAACCATGCAGCACCTGTGTACAGTTGGGGGCAGCCTCCGAGTGTCATTACGACATCCAATCTcgcaaaaagaaagatgtcAAGGCATTTCGGCCATCAGTCGGTCTGTCGATGCGTAGACCTAGTGTCATCGACGAGTCCCCTCGGCCGAAGAGCCAGGAGCAGTCGACACCCGGGGACTCGACAAGCATCGACGTCAGTTCTCTCGAGGCCAATTCGGGTGCAGCGTTTGTGCGCAGATTAGGCCTCAAGCTGGACCCAGCCAATGCGCCGAGATTGCATCTTTTCGCCTGGAACGTCGGGGCTCGTCACCCGCCACCCTCGGCCATGCCTACGGCGGCCTCGGCCACGGCCGTGCCGATCGTGGACATCATCTCCCAAGACGAGATGCGATCGTTGATGACATTCTACTTTGAGAAAGTCGATCCGTGCTACCCATTTCTTGACCGTGATGTGGTACTCCGCCAGGTCAGTAGGCGATGGCTGCCTTCCTCGTCCGAGTCGGCCCTGCCATACGGGCCCTACGATGCGGTACTCTGCGGCATAGCGGCGCTGGGATTTCTCTTCTCACGACGACGAGCCGTCCCCGCAGAGTACCGGGTGGCCGAAACCGCTCGACGCATCCTTGAGCATGGTCTGCTCGTCGACACCCCCGCGTCGGTGGACATCGTCACCGGCTGGGTGCTGCGAGTCGCGTACCTGCGCATGACAGCATCCCCCCATGTTGCCTGGATGGCCAGCTGCACACTGATGCACCTCATCGAGGCATCGGGTCTCCATCTCGAGCCCTTGCCAGAGACCTCCCTCGGCCAGACAACGACGCCCTGCGCCCCAGAAATCCGCCGCCGGCTCTTCGGCATGGCCCGCCACCTGAACGTGTGGATCTCCTTCGAGCTCGGCCGGTCCCGAGTCGTCCTGCACGGCGCAACCTCCCTCCCACCCGCGCCCCGATCGCCCAACAGCCCTTCGGAgatcttcaatctcctcccCGTCTCGGAAAGCCTCGACCCGAAACAAACCCAAGACGCGCGCGGCCTGGAATCCACCCTCGCCGCCGTCCTCGACGTCATCCACGTCCAACCACCCCTCATCCTCGCGCAGTGCAACCTCATGCTCTGCCTGTACCGGCGCCTCCGCGCCCTCAactccagcatctccggCGAGCTGCTCGACCGCGCCCTCGCCCTGGCGGGCACCGGCCTGCGCGCCGCCCGCGAAATGGTCGCCTCCGTCTGCCCCTGGCACCAGATCGCCAACGTCCCCTTCCAGATCGTCTGCACCTTGCTTGCAATCGACAGCCGCGCCTCGCTCGCCCTCCTGGGGGAAGCAATGCGCACCCTCCGCGAGGTCGCCGCCGCCTACGACACCGAGGTCATGCGCGAAGCCTACAGCACCGCCTACCTGCTCATTCTGCTGCATCAGCGccgcaaggaagaagacacGCGGGCGCTCCGCGATGTTCTCCGCGTGAATGCCAACGcggccgccgccgcggcgCCGCCGGTTAGCGTCGATGCTGCAGCGAGAGGGGCTACCTCCTCGGTGCAGCGGCAGGCGCCGCCGCCACCgcagtctcagtctcagtctcagtctcagtctcagtctcatTCTGTGGCCGACCGCTCGGAGATGTCCTGGTTGGGCGATCTGATGATCGACATGCCGAGTTTGCAGAATTTCGATCTTGATCAGTTCCTGATGACGGATGTGCCGTGGCCGCTGCCGGAGATGGGGATTTGA
- a CDS encoding Hsp20/alpha crystallin family protein, whose protein sequence is MQHSCHFSQHPLAWDISMLEEHPFFAHLPPPPPYHDSFESSSGEPSKCKTKGTKERAKKGMNDEHPEEPEIRSGHSCGRGRRGFHHRHPGLGHHLHPHVHEHDEEHGFSRWSEQEGLGFGHHHHHRYNHPWGMFRGLGRGRGRGRGRGRGRGRGFGPHFYHFHHAMHPGFHSFHHSHDPTRFTPPLDVFVTPTHTIIHVSLPGAQRSDLSVAYDASRAVLRMAGVVLRPGVDDEMRRALLIGERGRHLGVFEREMPISHSVAVEGIRARLVDGVLRVALPRVEGDVPQPDEEMDEVDRESASREFNSDGKEEEREVEDEVEREYVKVDIQ, encoded by the coding sequence ATGCAGCATTCATGCCATTTCAGTCAGCATCCCCTAGCCTGGGATATCTCCATGCTAGAGGAGCATCCTTTCTTTGCtcaccttcctcctcctcctccatacCACGACAGCTTCGAGAGCAGCTCCGGGGAGCCCTCGAAATGCAAGACCAAGGGGACCAAAGAAAGAGCCAAGAAGGGTATGAACGATGAACATCCCGAAGAGCCAGAAATCAGGTCCGGTCATTCCTGTGGCCGTGGCCGGCGCGGatttcatcatcgccatccgGGACTAGGACATCACCTCCATCCCCACGTACACGAGCATGACGAGGAGCATGGATTCAGCCGATGGTCCGAACAGGAGGGACTGGGATTCGgacatcaccaccaccacagatATAATCACCCCTGGGGAATGTTCCGCGGACTAGGacgaggcagaggcagaggcagaggcagaggcaggggcaggggcaggggctTCGGCCCTCACTTTTACCACTTCCACCATGCGATGCATCCCGGCTTCCACTCTTTTCACCACTCACACGACCCGACCAGGTTCACGCCCCCGCTCGATGTCTTCGTCACACCTACCCAcaccatcatccacgtcTCGCTCCCGGGAGCTCAAAGATCGGATTTGAGCGTTGCGTATGATGCATCGCGTGCCGTGCTCCGCATGGCTGGGGTTGTGCTCCGTCCCGGAGTTGATGACGAGATGCGTCGGGCTTTGCTAATCGGGGAGAGAGGGCGTCATTTGGGGGTGTTTGAAAGGGAGATGCCGATCTCCCACAGCGTTGCCGTCGAGGGGATCCGTGCTCGACTGGTTGATGGCGTTCTGCGGGTTGCACTTCCTAGAGTTGAGGGAGACGTTCCACAAcccgacgaggagatggacgAGGTGGACAGGGAGAGTGCAAGCAGGGAATTCAACAGTGATgggaaagaggaagaacgTGAGGTGGAAGACGAAGTTGAGCGGGAGTATGTGAAGGTGGATATCCAGTGA
- a CDS encoding ribonuclease III domain-containing protein, with the protein MADQNGARAGIEEILGYTFQDPTIVYEAVSRERNPRLAFLGDKVVGLILLDIWYRTETSCAQGYSRLQDYATNKAMAHQAIRLHLDAFAAPGPSQSQRATLGTHGLGTEIEALVAATWIDSRRNFEVVKSVMKNLHLCPDHA; encoded by the exons ATGGCTGACCAAAATGGCGCAAGAGCAGGTATTGAGGAGATCCTGGGGTATACCTTCCAGGACCCCACGATTGTATACGAAGCCGTTTCGCGAGAACGGAATCCGCGTCTCGCCTTTCTAGGCGACAAAGTGGTAGGGTTGATTCTGCTGGACATTTGGTATCGAACCGAGACGAGCTGTG CCCAGGGATACTCCCGACTTCAAGATTATGCGACCAACAAGGCCATGGCTCACCAGGCCATCAGGCTGCACCTGGACGCATTCGCCGCGCCAGGTCCGTCTCAGTCTCAACGTGCGACGTTGGGCACCCACGGCCTCGGAACCGAGATTGAGGCCCTTGTCGCTGCCACCTGGATCGATTCTCGACGAAATTTCGAAGTAGTGAAGAGTGTCATGAAGAACCTGCACCTTTGTCCTGACCACGCATGA
- a CDS encoding putative class V chitinase — MRPSFVLRASLMGLASAVTESYNGQYVDDCPRLCADAGPSPANWTHLHHLRNLERCDQTVLFGMNVHSSVADPNTILTIRACVASQGQTYEPAAPPDVPQQQRPRNLAVAENCGAKAIQTAFTPHVGPSTLLKASGAAPQSADVAEAARQLALFVGQSAECGATILFAKHKSAVVGLYSGAQITKHAAQGVLDSYAGKQTSVLHICQPASAALTVGVVSTGFVDLAAAQEAVKSWSNGLCLDRTTPATAVSMDVLVPTMDTGFNATRAGHGNLTASSRAGTMLDVRPQAQPDGTCNTYTVKDDDGCWALAQAYHLQEKDIEDFNKNTWGWAGCGNLQSGQLICLSKGNPPMPAPIPDAICGPQVPGTQRPSNGTALADLNPCPLNACCDVWGFCGTTADFCTETPADTGAPGTAKPDTNGCISNCGMEIVNNGNAPAQVKTIGYFEAFDQLRACLRMSVDEIPAQKYSHVHFAFATVTPGFDVDTSSVEDEFRRFVKRTGFKKILSFGGWAFSTDPSTFQRFRDATKPEHRDTFVTNLVSFMSRHNLDGFDFDWEYPGAPDIPDITPGSPDEGQNYLAFLQRLRSKLPSGKSLSIALPASYWYLKQYPVKQMAKYVDYFIYMTYDLHGQWDVDNQWAIPGCPAGNCLRSHVNKTETHDALVMITKAGVEARQLVVGVTSYGRSFRMNDASCSGPFCTYAGDRTHSMASAAPCTATGGYIANAEIHDILQSHGNYSIVKAYVDKESDSNILLYGNPGAVDWVAYMDGAVKARRIDWIKSLNFGGSTDWAIDLQAYSDNENGDDSDDGDGDGADDEAGDDIPTCRADQNPGALDGLADTADSLDPGCVNLFAMDILYAQLLDSLSLFQTNSQDYDDKFGWYEKWTKEQIQPRIDDFMKLGEGAGLKYFDCYWAYTGRDETKDSCLGMPHIWDTSAGWTIRFDLVDNQGFFDALAAETGIDASWVTFGDETSDYVCADPGDVRPGLGHVPCRKLYCQKLNYPQKASDDAIHVGNPKKLIEASLGNVTALRTSLLSSYLSVGLSFYDDGPNDGAASDAVVAYSMPVLQLAEAVSSMKDIKDIGEKAKEEAKKQLIFKILSIVFMVLPFVGEALGPLIGSAASIARIALLIGEAGNGALTVADIIERTRRPRRLRSWG; from the exons ATGCGGCCCTCTTTTGTCCTCCGTGCCTCTCTGATGGGCCTCGCCTCGGCCGTCACAGAGAGCTACAATGGCCAGTATGTGGACGACTGTCCCCGTCTGTGTGCTGACGCCGGTCCCAGCCCGGCCAACTGGACTCACCTCCACCATCTCCGCAACCTCGAGCGCTGTGATCAAACGGTCCTCTTTGGTATGAACGTCCATAGCTCTGTCGCCGATCCAAACACCATCCTCACCATCCGCGCCTGCGTGGCCAGCCAGGGCCAGACGTACGAGCCTGCCGCCCCCCCCGATGtgcctcagcagcaacgcCCACGCAACCTCGCTGTCGCTGAAAACTGCGGCGCCAAGGCAATCCAGACAGCTTTCACTCCCCATGTTGGCCCTTCGACGCTTCTCAAAGCGTCTGGCGCGGCTCCGCAGTCGGCTGATGTGGCCGAGGCTGCTCGCCAACTTGCCTTGTTCGTGGGCCAGAGCGCCGAGTGCGGCGCCACCATCTTGTTCGCCAAGCACAAGTCGGCCGTCGTGGGCTTGTATTCTGGTGCCCAAATCACCAAACATGCCGCGCAAGGCGTTCTCGATTCATATGCGGGAAAGCAGACTTCGGTCCTGCACATCTGCCAGCCTGCAAGTGCAGCCCTGACTGTCGGAGTGGTTTCAACAGGGTTTGTTGATCTGGCCGCGGCTCAAGAAGCCGTCAAAAGCTGGAGCAATGGCCTCTGCCTTGACAGGACCACGCCCGCGACCGCCGTCAGCATGGACGTGCTCGTGCCCACCATGGATACCGGGTTCAATGCGACTCGCGCCGGCCACGGCAACCTCACTGCCAGCTCCCGCGCAGGCACCATGCTAGACGTGCGCCCTCAGGCCCAGCCCGACGGCACCTGTAACACATATACCGTCAAGGATGACGACGGGTGTTGGGCCCTGGCCCAGGCGTACCACctgcaagagaaagacaTTGAAGACTTCAACAAAAACACCTGGGGCTGGGCCGGCTGTGGGAACTTGCAGAGTGGCCAACTCATCTGCCTCAGCAAGGGAAACCCCCCTATGCCGGCGCCGATCCCCGACGCCATCTGCGGCCCACAGGTGCCGGGGACCCAGAGGCCTTCCAACGGCACCGCATTGGCGGATCTGAATCCCTGTCCCCTGAACGCATGCTGCGATGTCTGGGGCTTTTGCGGCACGACGGCCGACTTCTGCACCGAGACGCCCGCGGACACTGGCGCCCCCGGGACCGCAAAGCCAGACACCAACGGCTGCATCTCCAACTGCGGGATGGAGATTGTCAACAACGGCAATGCCCCCGCCCAGGTCAAGACCATCGGCTACTTCGAGGCGTTCGACCAGCTGAGGGCGTGTCTGCGCATGAGCGTCGATGAGATCCCGGCCCAGAAGTACTCGCACGTCCACTTTGCCTTTGCCACGGTCACACCCGGTTTCGACGTGGACACCTCCAGCGTCGAGGACGAGTTCAGACGATTCGTGAAGAGGACCGGCTTCAAGAAGATCCTCTCCTTTGGCGGCTGGGCGTTTTCCACCGACCCGAGCACCTTCCAGCGCTTCAGAGATGCCACCAAGCCGGAGCACCGCGACACCTTTGTCACGAACCTGGTGAGCTTCATGAGCCGCCACAACCTGGATGGCTTCGACTTTGACTGGGAGTACCCGGGTGCACCGGACATTCCGGACATCACGCCCGGAAGCCCGGACGAAGGCCAGAATTACCTGGCTTTCCTGCAGCGGCTCCGAAGCAAGCTGCCGAGCGGGAAATCCCTATCCATTGCGCTGCCGGCTTCTTACTGGTACCTGAAGCAGTATCCTGTCAAGCAGATGGCCAAATATGTGGATTACTTTATCTACATGACGTATGACTTGCACGGCCAATGGG ATGTCGACAACCAATGGGCCATTCCCGGCTGCCCAGCCGGCAACTGTCTTCGATCCCACGTCAACAAGACCGAGACGCACGATGCCTTGGTCATGATCACCAAAGCCGGCGTGGAAGCCCGGCAGTTAGTCGTTGGCGTCACCAGTTACGGCCGAAGTTTCCGCATGAACGATGCGTCCTGCTCCGGCCCCTTTTGCACCTATGCCGGAGATCGGACTCACTCCATGGCCTCTGCCGCCCCGTGTACGGCCACGGGGGGCTACATTGCCAACGCCGAGATCCACGACATCCTCCAGAGCCACGGCAACTACTCCATCGTCAAGGCGTACGTCGACAAGGAGTCGGACTCGAATATTCTCCTGTACGGGAACCCCGGAGCGGTGGATTGGGTGGCCTACATGGACGGCGCCGTCAAGGCCCGCCGCATCGACTGGATCAAGAGCCTCAACTTTGGGGGTTCGACCGACTGGGCCATTGACCTCCAAGCGTACTCGGACAATGAGAACGGCGACGACAGcgacgacggcgacggcgacggcgccgacgacgaagCCGGCGACGACATTCCCACCTGCCGCGCCGACCAGAACCCCGGCGCCCTGGACGGTCTCGCGGATACGGCCGACTCTCTCGACCCCGGGTGTGTCAACCTCTTCGCGATGGACATTCTCTACGcgcagctcctcgacagCCTGTCGCTGTTTCAGACCAACTCGCAAGACTACGACGACAAGTTCGGCTGGTACGAGAAGTGGACCAAGGAGCAGATCCAGCCGCGCATCGACGACTTCATGAAGCTGGGCGAGGGCGCCGGGCTCAAGTACTTTGACTGCTACTGGGCATACACCGGCCGCGATGAGACGAAAGATTCCTGCCTCGGCATGCCGCACATCTGGGACACGTCCGCCGGGTGGACCATCCGCTTCGACCTCGTCGACAACCAGGGCTTCTTTGACGCGCTCGCCGCCGAGACGGGCATCGACGCGTCGTGGGTGACGTTTGGCGACGAAACGTCCGACTACGTCTGCGCGGATCCGGGCGACGTACGACCGGGCCTCGGCCATGTGCCCTGCCGGAAACTCTACTGCCAGAAGCTGAACTACCCGCAGAAGGCCTCCGATGATGCGATCCACGTCGGCAACccgaagaagctcatcgaggCGTCCCTGGGCAACGTCACCGCTCTGCGCACGTCGCTCCTCTCGTCCTACCTCAGCGTGGGGCTGTCCTTCTACGACGACGGGCCCAACGATGGCGCGGCCTCCGACGCGGTCGTCGCCTACTCCATGCCCGTCCTGCAACTCGCCGAGGCCGTCAGCAGCATGAAGGACATTAAAGACATCGgcgaaaaggccaaggaggaagcaaagaagcaactcatcttcaagatcctcaGCATCGTCTTCATGGTCCTCCCCTTTGTCGGGGAGGCCCTCGGCCCCCTGATCGGCAGCGCCGCGTCCATCGCTCGCATTGCGCTCCTCATCGGCGAAGCGGGCAACGGGGCGCTGACGGTGGCCGACATCATCGAGAGGACCCGTCGTCCGCGCCGTTTGCGATCCTGGGGCTGA
- a CDS encoding 2EXR domain-containing protein, with product MNNDSFHYFSQLPPELRRLIWTHSLPHRIAEEDIPVFLLDGNEARQACWARRITHQNAQPPTIAFVNRESRQVALEHGRWLESQETTSLDSIWVQPRRDVLHLNWTRMRYNVWGNADDPSSPIAMFLWRAESLGMPPSVVAEIIHPFRLKALLEGAEGADASDSPWLLYRDGTNNDVADIAYCAESPRRLDVAMAAVSLHIPPEAARRSGLFGLLGDAPVQMVDVGDVTRLRQFQALFVEHALAKEPAVQALFEALAGSRFQSAVEVWQRQAEWIILAYMWQRARMDNDDLLGTDPGSAWVPYLPEREFLRMSEYLPDEKHPWVKQARQSAPQLRPRIMVRYCTNECYLPERLPKHFGTY from the coding sequence ATGAATAATGACTCATTCCACTACTTTTCGCAGCTGCCTCCAGAACTCCGCCGTCTCATCTGGACACACAGTCTACCACATCGCATAGCAGAAGAAGACATTCCggtcttcctcctcgacggcAACGAAGCCCGTCAAGCCTGCTGGGCCAGGCGTATAACGCACCAAAACGCTCAGCCGCCGACCATCGCATTCGTCAACCGCGAGTCTCGGCAAGTCGCGCTGGAGCACGGCCGCTGGCTGGAGTCGCAGGAGACGACGAGTCTGGATTCGATATGGGTGCAGCCGCGTCGGGACGTGCTGCATCTCAACTGGACGCGCATGCGCTACAACGTCTGGGGCAATGCAGACGACCCGTCGAGCCCGATCGCCATGTTCTTGTGGCGCGCGGAGAGCCTGGGGATGCCGCCGTCAGTCGTGGCGGAGATCATTCACCCTTTCCGCTTGAAGGCGCTGCTGGAGGGCGCTGAGGGTGCGGATGCGTCGGACAGCCCCTGGCTTCTGTATCGCGACGGAACCAATAACGACGTGGCGGACATTGCGTATTGCGCGGAAAGTCCACGCCGGCTAGATGTCGCCATGGCGGCGGTTTCTCTGCACATCCCCCCGGAAGCGGCTCGGAGGTCTGGCCTGTTTGGGTTGCTGGGCGATGCGCCTGTTCAGATGGTCGACGTTGGCGATGTGACTCGGTTGAGGCAATTTCAAGCCTTATTCGTGGAACACGCCTTGGCCAAGGAACCGGCTGTGCAAGCGCTCTTCGAAGCACTTGCAGGTTCTCGATTCCAGTCTGCCGTGGAGGTATGGCAAAGACAGGCTGAATGGATCATCCTCGCGTACATGTGGCAGCGGGCACGGATGGACAACGACGACCTTCTGGGGACGGACCCGGGCTCCGCGTGGGTGCCGTACCTGCCGGAGCGAGAGTTCCTCAGGATGTCGGAGTATTTGCCCGATGAGAAGCATCCGTGGGTCAAGCAGGCGAGGCAGAGTGCGCCCCAGCTGCGTCCGCGGATCATGGTGCGATATTGTACCAATGAGTGTTATCTACCGGAGCGCCTTCCTAAGCACTTTGGGACTTATTGA
- a CDS encoding Hsp70 family protein produces MNPKCKFVVGVDYGTTFTGVSYAFFSSPHVPSRIAYPQGNCAIQGISWGFLIEHGVPASSGTKLLLDSGVDITEFSDTVLEAATGLGIMKLPHGKIAIQVVTEFLREVYVNICRELEKHLAMLHSPLRPRDVQMEFWVTTPAVWSDQTQLKYKEAAIRAGFGPSDDSRVMGYWYATVEAAPCYLISEVSPRLSFDELTSAVCGMCGATAIDRNFYLLVSERFGAAFKNLPLTETGADSNFMGSFQTIKEEFSCSAVDKVYRLPLAMALNSPNPTFFDAENQFVLLSSNDVRGIFDPVLRGITQLIYRQIESANQEVGRFIINKIVLVGGFSQSPYLRERISKAFVVDGKLAILTPADPQTMVMRGAAIRGLGGPQPTTRKCRNHYGVERSVWIKGTGTVTGFASWVLAKGERYALNHTATQDLVVPHRAGDSLLKTSNIYGCNDANAPQRVDHPGVDLISQLMCDFAGVELAQFPQSRTGTQVEYLLSYSIEITFGARGVLKCKAVCQGRTVGETTVQLAREQWWGSLSTVLGLSMA; encoded by the exons ATGAATCCAAAATGCAAATTCGTTGTCGGTGTCGACTACGGCACCACCTTCACAG GCGTCAGCTATGCGTTT TTCAGTAGCCCCCATGTCCCATCCAGGATAGCGTATCCTCAAGGCAATTGCGCGATTCAGGGAATCAGTTGGGGATTCTTAATTGAACACGGGGTACCCGCCTCTTCCGGGACCAAGTTACTTTTGGATTCAGGTGTGGATATAACCGAGTTCAGTGATACGGTTTTGGAGGCAGCAACCGGATTGGGAATCATGAAGTTACCTCACGGAAAGATCGCCATCCAGGTTGTGACAGAGTTTCTGCGGGAGGTCTATGTGAACATCTGCCgagagctggagaagcacCTTGCCAtgcttcattctcctcttcgtcctcgcgATGTGCAAATGGAATTCTGGGTCACAACGCCAGCAGTCTGGTCGGATCAGACTCAGCTCAAATACAAGGAGGCTGCTATTCGTGCAGGCTTTGGACCAAGTGATGACAG CCGGGTGATGGGGTATTGGTATGCGACTGTGGAGGCGGCACCGTG TTATCTGATCTCGGAGGTCTCTCCCAGGTTGTCGTTTGATGAGCTAACATCGGCCGTTT GTGGTATGTGCGGTGCCACAGCCATCGACCGCAATTTCTATCTTCTTGTGTCTGAGAGGTTTGGGGCGGCGTTCAAGAACTTGCCCCTCACGGAAACAGGCGCAGATAGCAATTTTATGGGTTCCTTTCAGACCATCAAGGAGGAATTTAGCTGTTCAGCTGTGGACAAGGTCTATCGACTTCCCCTGGCCATGGCCCTCAACAGCCCCAACCCTACGTTCTTTGACGCAGAAAATCAATTCGTTCTGCTTTCCAG CAATGACGTCCGTGGGATATTCGATCCGGTGCTTCGCGGGATTACGCAACTAATATACCGCCAGATTGAAAGTGCCAACCAGGAGGTTGGCCGCTTTATCATCAAC AAAATTGTGTTAGTCGGCGGGTTTAGCCAGTCACCATATCTACGGGAACGGATCTCGAAAGCCTTTGTCGTCGATGGCAAGCTGGCCATACTCACTCCAGCAGATCC GCAAACAATGGTCATGCGCGGCGCAGCAATTCGGGGACTTGGAGGGCCCCAGCCCACCACGAGAAAATGCCGAAACCATTACGGCGTCGAGCGTTCTGTTTGGATCAAGGGTACCGGGACGGTCACAGGGTTTGCCTCCTGGGTCCTTGCCAAG GGGGAGCGATATGCCTTGAATCACACGGCAACGCAAGACTTGGTTGTCCCCCATCGCGCAGGGGATTCACTGCTGAAGACCAGTAACATCTATGGATGTAATGATGCGAACGCCCCACAACGAGTTGATCACCCAG GTGTTGATCTCATCTCACAGCTCATGTGTGACTTTGCCGGCGTCGAACTTGCTCAGTTTCCGCAATCTCGAACGGGCACACAAGTGGAGTATCTGCTAAGTTATTCCATTGAGATCACCTTTGGCGCCCGGGGTGTGCTCAAGTGCAAGGCTGTCTGTCAGGGTCGAACAGTCGGAGAAACTACCGTCCAACTTGCCCGAGAGCAATGGTGGGGATCTCTGTCGACGGTGCTTGGTTTATCCATGGCTTAG
- a CDS encoding GFA family protein, whose amino-acid sequence MPSGSCLCHSVQYEYSGEPLTKAICHCLTCRKFSSGSSVNLLVPQDHFHIVKGTTKEHNVTHESGMHMTLHFCEACGCLLYKTADRKDFEGGVIVLAGTLDDPHALDDAKPEAEFFVKDRASWWPALGDVKQLQGFD is encoded by the exons ATGCCATCTGGTTCCTGTCTCTGTCACTCAGTCCAGTACGAATATAGCGGCGAGCCTCTCACCAAG GCCATCTGCCACTGTCTCACCTGCCGGAAATTCAGCAGTGGAAGTTCTGTCAATCTGCTAGTCCCCCAGGATCACTTCCACATTGTAAAAGGGACCACAAAGGAACACAATGTGACTCATGAGAGCGGCATGCATATGACTCTCCACTTCTGTGAGGCCTGTGGCTGTTTGCTGTACAAGACAGCAGATCGGAAGGATTTTGAGGGTGGTGTGATTGTGCTGGCTGGGACGCTGGACGATCCTCACGCTCTGGATGATGCCAAACCTGAGGCGGAATTCTTCGTCAAGGATCGAGCTTCGTGGTGGCCGGCGCTGGGTGATGTGAAGCAGTTGCAGGGATTTGACTGA